ACTACACAAACAGAAAGGTATCCATGTTATGGTATTTCACTTATAATATTTGAagtccatatatatatattaagggATGTGTACAACCTACAGATTATAGGTAGGCGCGCCCTCTGAATGAGGATTTGAAAAGAATCCTGATATAAATATCTGCTAAGTTTGGAGGCGCGCCCTAAAGGTAGACGCGTCATAATCAAACTTGTCTGCCAAGTCCAAAGTTATGACTATAATATAAAGCAAGATAGTGACATCAATCTGACTTGGAAAATCAAGGTTCACAATAGATAAAATAACCAACAGTAATGTAGCCATAATGAGGCACCCCTTTTCAAAAGTCGCTTCAAAATAATATCACGTTCTAAGTTTACCTACAGTTGGAATATCAGAGCACGCCCTGATAATGGAGGCGCTCTAAGTTTTTATACTTAGAAAATTTTACTTAAAAGACATCAGAGAAAAAATAAGAAGCATTAAATGGGCATAATTAAAAGCAAAAGTAATGGAAAGTATAGTCTTACAACTATGCACAACATCAAAAGAGGGCTGGCTCCTCAAGGTATTAAAGGATTTAGTTCAAACAGGATTTAAAGGTAGCAGAGAATCAAGGCGCGCTCTGGGTATCATCAGTTGGAGGAATTGACTGAAGGGGAATAGAGGTATCAACTTCAGGCATGTCTTTGGGCGCACCTTCCTCTTCTTCTAGCCCTAGCTCAATTCTTCTTTCTTTGATTTCTGCTGCATACTCTTTCTTTAATTTCATCATCTCTGCAATATTTTCCTCGCCAAACATTTCAAAGATATATTCAGGGTCGTTTGCCACGAACCCAATCCTGTAGAAGTGGAAACCATTAACAAAGGCTTCATCTGTTGCTAATCTCCTCTATTCCATCCAGCCATTCTTCTCCTGGTCCACAAGATGTTCCCCTCTTAGTTTTGTTTCCGCAAGCTCTGTGTGGAGAAACTCAGCCTCCTTGTTGGCAATTTCAAGTTGAGAAGTCAAGTTTTCCACTTCTCCTTTGAGAAAAGAGATCCGAGAGTCTTTTTCTTTGATGTCCTTAGAGTGAAGAAGGTCCTTGTCCTTGAGATTATTTTGGAGGATAATATTATCTCCCTGTAAATGCTTCAAACACGCCTTATCCTCCAAGATTTGATCCATGGCTTGAAGGGAATGAAACATTAGCTGACAAGAGGCTTTAACCGAAGCCTTGATGGATTCTTCTAAGCTCATTGATTGTGACTGATTGACTTCTTGATCAGTAACATAAGCACAACCCAAAGGGCCAAGATGGTTGAGTGCTGTTGTGGAAGAGCCAGAGGGCGCGCCCTCTGTTCGGGGCCTCTTGGACGTGCCCTATTTTTCAGTTAAATCTACCACCGTCCTTTTTGGGACATGGGTAGGTTGGAGAACAGAAGGAGGAGCAAGAATTGGTGTTTGAGCCTTTGGTGTATCTTTTTTTGGCGGTTTGGACTTGGATTTGTCGCTAGGACGCGCCCCAAATGACTTGGGAATTCTAGGAGGAGCCATTTCTGCATAAAACATATGAAAAACATTAGTAAACATAGTGAAAAGGCATGCCTAGAGTTTAGGGCGTGCCCAAACAAGATTAAAGTTGCTATTAAATAAGTAATACATGTGTTTATGATACATAAAAGTAGCAGATAAATGCAAATACAAGATGAGTAAAGTACAATGTACAACGTATGAATAGAGGAACTAAGGCAACAATAAATGAAATATAATGAGGGCGCATCTTACAGGCAAGGGGCGCCCCAACAGGTACTATCAATATTCTAACAAAGAGGAGGGTCATTTTGAGCGGTATTATCCTCATCCTCTTCTTCATCCTCCTCTTCATCACTGTCAACTTTTACAACACGAGTGAGGGGGACGCCTTTCCTAAACTCCGTGTACCTATATTTAGTCCCGACATGATCAGAAAGTATGCCAACTCACATTAGGTTGGACTCTGTAACGAGCGTCTTCAAATTCCATTTCTCAGCATCAACCTTGAGTACGGCTTCTGCCCTTTCTTTGGGCAGGCCCTCAAGCTCTCGCACAGAAGGCTTGTCTGGTGCAGAAGGGAAGAATAACATGAGAATAAGAAAAAAAGTTGAAAATTAAAAGAAGGCTTCAGCCTCAGAAGGCTTGTCTGGTGCATAAGTAAAGCGCGCCCTTACTTGGATCTATACTGAACTAAATTCTAATTCTAGGAACATCTTATAAGTAGAAGAAGCTGTATTTCCATCCCTTCTCGTGTCTAACTTTCCATGATGAGAAGCCCTTCTTGTTATGCTGCTTTTCCACAACTAGATAATAGTAACCATGATAAGACTTTCTGAGGCTGAAGAAATGGCTAACTTCTTCCATAGAAGGTGCAGAGAATCCTAGATCCATGTACATAATGTACAGTGCAAGAACAAGTTTGTAGTTGTTGGGAGATAATTGAAGGTGGGCCAGATCATATAACTCAATCACATCCCTCAAGTAGGGATGGAGAGGTGCGCCCACACCTAAAGACACTAGCTTTGGGCTTGTGACCATTCTGGGGATCCTGAAATTTTTGCCATAGTTAAAGATGTGGGGGCGCATCATACTAAGAGGGCGCGTCCATATACCTTCCATGTCATAGAATTCCATTAACCATTCTAATTTCTCATCTGAGCAGTTAGATGAATGCCCCACGCAGAAAAATTTCCCCTGCTCTATCCTAAAACGTATTTTCACGGCCTCAGTACATACTTCATACTTACTCCAGTCTAAATCTACCTCACTGTCAGAGATATCCCAATGCTCAAAAGAGACAAGAGAAGGTGCGAGAGAGTTTGAAAATTGATAAATATCCTTATCAAAGAAGTTTGCTTCTTCCCTGAGTTCAGAAGAATCTTTATTAGGTGCGCCCTCAGAATTAGGAGAGGTGGGCGCGCCCTCATTAAGCTTGGGGAGATTGATTTGTAGGAAACTTTGGATGGGCCTGCACCTACATTAACTCCAATCTCAGTGCTTCTATACCTATATGCGTTCAACCCCTCTAGCCAGTCATCATCATCAAATTCTGCATTAACAGGAGTAAGAGACCTTTCTTTTTGAATTAGTTTTTGCTTGCTTCTCTTTTGAGCTAAATGAACATTGTCCATAGAAGAGTTGTTTAAAGAATCTGCCATCAGTGTGCCTTCCTTAGAGTCTTGAACAAGGCGCGTCACTCGACGTAAAAACTCGGGAGTATGATGAGCATTTGGGGGTTGTGGGTCAAAGTAAGAACTGGGAGAAGAATATATCCCAAGCTTCAAAAGAAATTCTTTGAAGAGATGAAATGGAGAAGACGCGCCCTCGTCTTCCATCTGTcaaaataaaaggaaaaaaaagTTGTTGAGGGCGCGTccaaaagaaaaaataaaaaaaatagcaAGGGAGAAAGCACGTCCTGAATAAAGTTACTTTCATGTTACGATAATGATATAAAAGTGGTTAGGGCACGCCTTAAGAAAGGAAGGCGTGTTTAGGTTTAAAGTCTTAGGGAATGGGTATCAAAAATAAGATGGCGCGCCCTATGACTCTGGCGTGCCCTAAAGAAATTGTTCGAAATAATGAGTTCATTGCTCGTGAAGGTGACACTACGCCGTAGATGGCTTTTAGCAAAACCAAAACTGTGTTGCTATAGACCCCTAAAAATGTTGTCATAGGCAAAAAGAGGTCTATTGCGACACTTTTTCGGTGTTGGGTTTAAGAACAAGTGCAGTGGACAAGCCCAAGTCCACTGCCATTTCCTCCTTTTTGAAGCCAAGTAAGCAAAACATAGGCCTGGTAAGTTAATTGGCCAACTAGCTCCAATGCAAAGCCCAAGTCCAACTTTTAGTAGGTCCTATTTAACTATTATTTAATTAGTTTAATATAATTTTTGATTTGTAATATaattaagatatatatatataaatttaaatgataagatctaattaattattatttaatcagttttatataatttttaatttgtaatataATTAAGATATAAATaattaagatatatatatatatatatatatttaatcttgatttaattaataatgaaataatttaataagaaataaaaagattaaaatatgaaaataagattgaaaataaaaattaatttttattaaaatacattacttaattaaaatgaaaatattgTAAGAACATGACAATTTAAAATATTACATCTGAAACAAATTAACCACCATTATGGAGCATTGTGATATGCTCAACCAGATCGGATTGTAGTTGACGATATTTCTGCCTGTCACGAAGTTGGATAATCCTTCCGATATATATTTCATAAGAGGCTAAAGGTTCTTCGCCTATGTTTGGAGGTGGTAAGCCATCGGTTGCATCATCATAAGATGGTAAAGGGCCAAAGGGAGTGGCGTATGTGTCTCTCTCATCCTCAAAGATCATATTATTTAGTATAATACACGCTCTCATTATCTTAGCGAGATCTTCTTTATCCCAGAATCGTGTTGGACCGCGTACAATTGCAAATCGAGATTGTAACACGCCAAATGCCCTTTCTACGTCTTTTCGTTGACCTTCTTGATATTTAGAGGACAATTTTCTCTTCTCACCCTGTGGGCGTGGAATTATTTTCACGAACGTAGCCCATTCAGGATAGATTCCATCGGTTAGATAGTACCCCATGTTATAGTTGTTACCAGAAATATTTTAATTTACCTCAGGAACACGACCTTCTAGTACATCATCAAATATCGGTGACCGGTCTAACACATTTATGTCGTTATTAGAACCAGCAACTCCGAAAAATGCATGCCATATCCAGAGGTTCGATGAGGCAACATCCTCAAGCAATATTGTTGGAACTCCTTTATGACCACTCATGAACATCCTTTTCCATGCTTTAGGGCAATTTTTCCACTGCCAATGCATGCAGTCAATACTACCCATCATTCCGGGAAAACCGCGAGCCTCTCCCATTTTTAGGAGACGTTGTACATCATTTGAGTTTGGCTTTCGCAAATATTCACTATCAAAAACTAAAATAACATTGGTGACAAATTTTTCAAAGCATTCAATTACAGTGGACGTACCAATGCGCACATAATCATCAACTACATCTGCTCCAATTCCATATGCCAATATACGTATGGCCGCCGTATATTTTTGTAAAGGTGATATGCCCTTTCTTCCCAATGCATCAACCCTCTCCTAAAAATATGGATCAAAATTTGAAAGAACATCCACAATTCGAAGAAACACGTGTCTTCCCATTCGGAACCATCGTCGGAATGTATCTAGAGGGTATATTGGATTTTGAGCAAAATAATCTCTCTCCAAACGTTCATGACCCCATTCACGGTCTCTGCATATCACTCGTTCAGTCATGGTTGATGAGCCTTTTCCATAGATTTGGTTGAATAGCTCGATGCGACGATCCTCCAGTGAATTATCAAAAAAAACTCTTCAATAAATTCTTTAGACACATCAGAGCTCTCATCTATAGTATATATTTTGATTGTATTGTGAATGAATGAAGAAAATGAGTTAAAAACTATCACAAAGAACAAACATGTTATATAGGAAATAAAAGGAATAAAAGGAAACGGCTAGTTCCAACTAAAAATAAACAATATCTAAATTCCAACGGCTACTTCCAAATAGAAATAAACAAAAACTAGCTTCCAAGAACTTATTCCAAACAGAATCAAACAAACAACTAGCTTCCAACAACTAATTCCAAATAAAAATAAACAAGCAACTAGTTTCCAACGGCTAGTTCCAACCGCGTCTTGATTTGACTTCCTCAATCATTTTGGCATGAATCTCTCGTTGAGCCACATCATTATACTAGTATCAAGCATAAGAAGTTGCATATCTGATTCATTCTCTTTCCTAGCCTCCTCTTTTTTCTTAAGCTCATTGAACTCTGCCATTAGATCTCATCTCCTGCATGTACTAGCTTTTATTTCTTCATACTCTTTTTTCTTAAGATCATTAAACTCTGCCTTTCCTTTCCCCTTCCTCTTAGTTGTTGGTGTTTCATTCATCAATGATGAGTAGTTCCCAGAATCACTTAATTTAGTTCTCTTTGCACTTTCACTATTTGTTCCAATGCTTGTCTCTTTAGGCTGTCTCTACTTAGGATGTCTCTTTAGATCATTCCAATGCTTTTCAAAATTGGGCTTCTTATTGTATTTATTTTTATGCAAATCATGAGATGTCGCAATCATGTTCTCTAAAGTTGTATCACTCCCCATTTTTCGCCCAGCTTCCTCATAACACGCTCCATATCGATGAGCCCCTTCATTTATTCGTTGTCACCTTTTTTTGATAGCTATTACCCCTCTTTTGATAAGACCGAGATTACTTTATTCACAATAATTACGAATTCGATCCCAAAATGCTTCACCTTTATTATCTGCCCCAATCAAGGGATCAATCGACACATTCAACCATGCGCTAATTAAGAGTTTATCTTCAGTCCAAGTCCACTGGGTTGCACCTCCTCGTGGGTCATTCAATTCATTGACATCATCATTTAGATCAATAATATTCGTAGtatcaaaaaaaaaattgtgaGTATGGAGAATTTTGATTATTTGTAGGGGTTTGTTGATTTCCTAAATTTGGATGTGAAAATTTTGAACCGTATGGAAATTATGAATTTTGAGCATAGGGGTAAAAAGGATTAGGAAATGGGAATTGAGAATTTAGCATTTGAGGATTATAACATGGATTTTGCGGGTTTGAAAATTGAGAATTATCGATATTTGTATTTTGGGCAAACGGAAAATAAGGATTCAGAAATGGATACGGAGATTGGGTGTTCGAAGATTGAGAATTCGAGTTTGCGTTTTGAGGATTTGAACATGGATTTTGATGGGGATTCATTTTTCTCTAGAAATAATTTTTTAGGAAAATAAAATGAGAAGTGTGAAAATTTTATATTTCTAGGAGAAAATCTGAACGTTTAATATATAACGTTCACTACCTTTTTTTTCAAAACGGTAACATAACCGTTGGTTGAAGTACATGATTtgtgaaaaaattaataaaataacatAAAGATGCTAAAAATTTGCAGAGTGGGTGGAGTCTCTAACTTGGATATGCCCaagtttttcttttctctccagCGTATGTATAGTTGCCCagtttctctctctctctctctctctctctctctctctctctctctctctctctctctctctctctctctctctctctctctctctctctctctctctctctctctctctctctctctctctctctctcgcgctctctctctctctctcccgctctctccctctctcccgctctctctctctctctctctctctctctctctctctctctctctctctctctctctctctctctctctctctctctctctctctctctctctcttccacCTGGTGAGTTGGGCAGCGCGATGTACTTGCTCTAAGGCAGTCACTATAGGTATCTAACCTTACATCACTGTTAATCTATGGTAACACAACAAAATATGTTGCTATAGATATCAATTGCAACAGGATTTTCAGAGTATAGCAACACATATTTGGTGTTGCAATAGGTATACTAACTGACAAAAAATGGGGTTCACATGGTGGAACCCCACATCAGtagtttttaaaatattcatatttaatagttttttttgtttatttttttttaaattttataaataaaatattaattagaCAAATATTTATATCCAAGGTATAAAACtcaaattaaattaatatatataaaactCATGAATCATTATAAAGAGTTGAACCAAATTCTATAAAATTTACATTCTACTATCAATAAGAACTATAACAAGTTCTATAAAAGTACACGTTCAGGTACATATCAAAAACTAATTACTATACAGTCCCGACTTCAAAATTAGTATTTAATTAAGAGTAACCCGATTTTACTAGCATTATGAAATATCAACTCATTTCCTGGAAAGCGCCTTTTAGAGGAAGTCCAACAGGAGCTTCTCCTTTCAAAGCAGCAGCCTGTCAAAATAAGCATAATGAGATTAAAAGGAAAAAACATATGCAGAGCAAAACTATATCAACTTCGTCAGTATTGTATAATGAGAATTAGAAATATGGACTATAGATGTTCTTAATGAACAACCGGATGTAATAAG
This sequence is a window from Apium graveolens cultivar Ventura chromosome 9, ASM990537v1, whole genome shotgun sequence. Protein-coding genes within it:
- the LOC141684942 gene encoding uncharacterized protein LOC141684942, which gives rise to MGYYLTDGIYPEWATFVKIIPRPQGEKRKLSSKYQEGQRKDVERAFGVLQSRFAIVRGPTRFWDKEDLAKIMRACIILNNMIFEDERDTYATPFGPLPSYDDATDGLPPPNIGEEPLASYEIYIGRIIQLRDRQKYRQLQSDLVEHITMLHNGG
- the LOC141684943 gene encoding uncharacterized protein LOC141684943, whose amino-acid sequence is MKGLIDMERVMRKLGEKWGERVDALGRKGISPLQKYTAAIRILAYGIGADVVDDYVRIGTSTVIECFEKFVTNVILVFDSEYLRKPNSNDVQRLLKMGEARGFPGMMGSIDCMHWQWKNCPKAWKRMFMSGHKGVPTILLEDVASSNLWIWHAFFGVAGSNNDINVLDRSPIFDDVLEGRVPEVN